TTTGTTGGTAGAGATGTTGTCTAAGATTGAATGGTCGTGGGTTCAATTCCTAGGGGAAGGTTTAAGAAAAACTTAGATTTTTTCTTAAGGACAAAAAGGTATTTTAGCCTTTATTAATTTggtgtagaaattaaaataggAAGGTGTATGAaggaaaaacatgaaaattaaataatatggaAATTTAGTAAAAGAAGATTACGTAAATCTTAGAAAATTGGGTGGTTTTGTTTGGATAAACAATGGAGAAATGATAGGAGATATAATTTAGGtgatttttagtattttatttaaagtaggTAGTGCGATCTTTTTGGAACAACTTTTGGTAGAGAGAACATTCcgtgaatgtcttctttgtctctaacgtccacttCGAACTTATATATTACAAAGTAGGTGGATGCTTGACATAGGTAATCTGCACAAAGTAGGGTAGATATACATGCAAGAAAATATGTcatttcttatcacttttgttgttttgaaacaTTATGCATTTAATACTCTTTAATGCACATTCAGAACAActataagtttttcaaaaaatttattgcTCAAGCAGAATTTGATCGTTTAAGCATTCTAGTAGGGATACTAAATAGTTCATGAAAGTTTCATTGTTGGATGAAAACATCGTTTAGCATTCTAGTAGAGATACCAAGCAGTTTATGAAGGTTTCATCGTTGGATGatgttagaaataaagaagcttgtttctcaacaccaagaggggtgaattggtgatttataaaaatgtgcacttttcaaatctttttgcaGAAATAGAATGATCTTTAAAACTTTCTTGCGCTGTAAGTAAAGTACGTATGCAATGAAATGTaaagagatagagaaagaaGATCAAACACAGTTTTTATCTTGGTTCAGCCTCAATGCTTACATCTAGTCACTCTTCCAATCAACCACTGATTGAAggatatttcactataatgattggAGAATTACACCAAAGGTTTCACAGTGAACGCACCCTCACAATGTAAACACCTTTCCCActcaaacaatcaaatatagaaacgAATACACCTGCACACACAGAACCACACATTCTTGCTGCAGAATCCCTTTGAGAATCCCCTCTCAAAGTCTAAGAGCTCCTCGCTCTCCTTCCTATTGCACACGAACAGGGACACAACATAATCCACTAGTGCGGAATTGTTTTATGATCACAACAAATACACCTCAACAGTGCATATACGATCAGTCTGTCAAGTTCTCAAAATTTCTCTCAAGAATCCTTCAAGTTTCTTCAAGATCTTtgcttcttgattcttggagcgtcAATGCAATCTGTAAAACTATCTCAGATGAAAATTGtcagatatgaaaatgtaaTTGATCAAGTGTTCTACAGATATACAAGCAATGCGTCAATTTATGGTTTCTGTCATAACAAACACAaagtaatcgattatgttagtagtgtaatcggttacataaTAGAAAATCAGATGTAACAGAAATACAACTAACTCAACCCATAATTGAATGCACAATAAATGTAATCGATTCTCATTTAATGcaagtcaaacatatttaaaaaatatgatcgttAGAGCAATTTGACTCAGctgaaaacaaatttcaaaagataatagacttaattgattacataacatatgtaatcgattaagtttaacacttaaacaaattttgaaaactttctctcttcaaaaactcatcacagaacatttgaaaatgatatatgcaaagacacgagttttaatcgattcaccaattaatgtaatcgattctaACTTGTTTTTGCAACAGTTCAAAACTAGAgcttttgtgcttgtggttttcattATTCAAAGAGCGCGTTTAGCAAGATATCTTTCAACATATATTTTTCGAACAAGGTTTATATCTTATAGCATTGTTACCAAAAACATTGTTTTGTATCTTGTAGTGAGAGCTTATTTAGCATTGTTTAGAAATAGCACGAGTGTGTTTAGCAAGACTTTCATACAGTACATTGATGTATTTTATGAGGAAATCGTTTGATAGTATGGGTCTACTCATGAATTGGTACATTTACAAAAACTTTTTTCTCAAAAcgcttattttttaattatattattttttttgtttatatgtgtttgttaaacttcaaaacatatgaaaaGATTTAGACAATTCAATCTTATAGAGAATCTTCTCTTAACAAATATTACTAAACTcaatctaataaaataagactgaaataaaaatactaagtaattctcaaaatttaatttatcccAAGAAAGagaaccaaaataaaatttgcataatAAGGAAAGGGAAGCAACGTCGTGTTCTACTTTGCGTTTTTGGAATAGATTGTAAACAACGGCACGTACATATGACTTCTAGGGTGGAAGTGTGTGTGAGGGGATGGAAGCAAAGTCATGTTGTACTTAGTCAGTGGTCGCATGTACGACGTGTGTGTTGGTTTGCTGAACTATGCTCCAACGAGTGGTTTGATTGTTGACAACTGAGCTTGGTTGAAGACCAAGGATTTGGATGTCCCAAGTATCAAGACCGATTATTTATCGTTTCATCCTTTCAGTAATTAACAGTTTTCTTTATGCTGTATttaccttttttctttctctacaaTTTCGTTTTTCAGTAAATGGTTTCAGTTCATCGACATGGTTAATTCCACAAGATGGGATCAAAATGTCAACATTTagtcaaaattatttaattaatttttgataacttaatGTGAATAAAAAGAATTCGGTTCTTCCATAGCGCTCAATATATGTTTTCCTCATGGTCCTTGTCAAATTTCTCATAAGCAAATCCTGCTTCAATGAAATTGGTAGAAAACTATATATTGGTAGTTTGAGATTCAAAGgccccaaaatacaaatgatatTTGTTCGCATAATACAAATGAATTGATAGTTGTTCTCGTGACTAGTACATTAAAAAAAGAACGAGAGGACTGGGGATAATATATGGAACTATTTCACATATACAGCCCTTCAGGCACCCCTTCTTTCTTCTTAAACATCACTTTATCTTTGGCCTTCTTAAAGTCGGCATGAGTCACCTAAACGAGACAACATAACAAATATTAGCaataatatatcataaattggggagaaaactttaaataatttatatagataaagatatacaatacaaatacaataaaagGAAGAGGCAGGAAAATATCTGCCTTTTACAGAAGGATATACTCAAATTTCATTTCATCCCAATTAAGCCTTAAACTCCtattattaacttaaaaataatagtttaaaaactgttatatatatatatatatattaaaaacatctATTCGAGATAAACTGCGAAATCCCAAGTCTATTTGGAAGGCATAAAATTTAGGATCATTTTATACTGTTTTCgctgataaaataaaattaaaagcttTAGTTTTGTTTATCATTAGTAACTTAATCCCAAGTTAATAGAAGGgttcatttaataaaaagagtaaaagTCTGAGTACAGAGTTCAAGGAAACTAAATTTGCAAAAATATTGTTTAGGATTGTTACGagttcttttctcttcttttcctaACTTATTTCTAGTTTCCTTTTGTTTTCATACTACAACATTAAAGGAGtacaaaaatgactttttattataGGTAAAATTGATCTATTATAATAGGTGGATTGACATCATAGTTTTGGTAGTCATAATAGGTGTTTTTTTATGACATAGCGAAAAAGTATGTCATAATAAGTGGTTGTGGTTGTGGAGATGTAACAGTGTTTGTCATCTTATAAACGTCCtccttttaaagaaaataagtataataatatatacatcCAAATACAACAAATACATAAGTAATTAAGGCAAGCATGAAGAACAATACTTATTAAAATTAGCTTTGCCAATCTAGCTGaccaaacaataaaatttccTAGAGCTTGTCCCACTCTTTAAACCTCCCACTAGGCACAAGAACGTGAGCAGAAGAATCTTTAATATCTACAACCACCACTTGCAACATATAATCTTTAATGGTGCTtcccaaattatatatttttcataagaCTTACTTAGCACATAAACTATGTCCTACAAGTTTGACATCATCAACCAAAACCAATTATACTATGATTTGGTCAAAAGAACTTTGTAATGCAATTGACCCCTATAATACTAACATTATGACAATTCTAAGAGATCTGTGTATGTATGCATGGGTGTAGTATGAAAGTAATGAACCAAACTAGTCGAGCAATTGGACCCTAGAAATATACTTTTGCAAACGAAATTCACGACTTGATAATAAGAACCAACATATATGTTCatagtatttttcattaatataaaacaaaccTGATACTTTACAATAGTTCATACATGTTAATATTCAAGCAATTCAACTACACCTCTGGTaaacacttaaaacataacacccataatatatgttttttaattcaattcaatacAATACAATCTATGAACATGTGAGATACTTCCTCTTAGGTTAAAGAGCATCAGGTGATATATGCTTTGAGGTAGAGTAAAGATAATGCTTAATTTTCTTGTGCATgttccctttctctctctcttttactCTCTTCTATTTTCACCTTTTTCAACTTCAACAACTTCTTCTCTTTAGTAAATCTTCTTTATATAGCCTTCTTGAGAAATGACCGTTGGATACAGAGTTGGCTTCTAGATAGGCTTCATAGCTCTTTTAGGCAGCTGGTCAGACTTTGGTCTACATTGCAGTGTAATAGTACTTTATCAGTGCTTTCTTTCAATTGTAGCTTGTACGACCTTTTAGTGCAAAAACTTGAGGAAATATTGTTAGAATGTCTTCTTATCTCTCAATGTCTTTATGTCTTTTGTGCAGCGTGATGAATGCACATTTAAGTCCTCATTTAGCCTTTAAAATTGGATTCTTAATcgaattttgtattttaatagaatattttatttggatttgttataattgggtttatttagcATGCaatacaaaaacatatttaaaatagcTTTTTAGTTGCATAAGTATTCTTTGGATATTTTGCGATGTATTAGTACAACTACAGTTAAGTTGAGCTTATTAAGATGTAGAAATAAATTGGTAAAAGTTTCATGACtccttaaagataaatccaagaataACAAATAATCAAGACCTCAAAAAGTCAATCAAAGCATAGCATGAAAAAGTGAACAAGTaacaaaaattggatcttgcgattttctctattttttctactaaaagtgctttgataattgataaatgtttatgattaaagataatttggagaaaatatatcttaagatattttatttgatattgttaaataattacattatttaactatatcaataaatatcaaaagataatatttgcaaaatattttttttaatctaataaatatcttctcaaatatttttagatctctacaataatcaaatatattttgaagatatgattggattatttagaagataatttaaagaaattacaTTTTCATACAGAAGATTACAACAATAGAAAAGCCTGAAACAAAATCCTGAAACAAAAGTCAAATCAAATTTCTATATCAAAAAACTTAGGAAAACTTAGGAACTCTTTCtatctctcttctctcatgttctttttcttcttttatttagtcttcatattatttatacattatagAGTGTTATAGTTTAGTAATATTAATCTGATTAGATCAATCGTTAGGAACCGATTTCCAAAGGACATATCGTAAATAAATTGAGAATATGTTCGTTTTGGATTCTTTTCTTGGAAATTGGATTCTGAAAATCAAATTCATAGCCATAAGTATTATCAACCATGCAACAAAATTGGAGCAAAAGAGAAAGTTTTGGCTGTTGTTAACCTACCCGTCGAGATCTGAAGGaatatttattgattatataaaCTTACACGCAAATGCTGTGCAGAGGATAAGTTTGTCATTCACAGTTGTACTTGGTATTCATGCGGCAAACTTTAATTACACAATCACAATGTCAATTTGGCATCTCGAGGATCAAATATCAAAAGCTAAGCTTTGGCGCCCTTTAAACTTGGAATAaagatttatgaaaatatgtaatttatatgattcaaaattaaataattatttcagatacaaaatattttaaattgaggGGGATCGGAGGAAAGAAAATCATGCaattaatggaaaaatattgcCCTCCAAATATTCGTCATATTTCTCCTCTGGTTCTcgtattgttttttctttgaacGAAAACACAACCGGTGGGAAATATTGCCGTTCAGAGTTCAGAAGTAACTAAATAACTTGATATCAGTAGTGGCAACCGGTGGCAGAACTGAAAAGCATTTTCAACATGGCAACTCAAGCAATGAAGCAAAAGGATtcaaatttgatgatatccagtAACATGATATATGAAATCTAGCATAATcagcagaaaaagagaaaaagtagcATTTTCATCACCAACAATAATAGGATACTCCTTGCCATTTTCACTCAAAGGTTAAAGATAGAAGATACGTACGTGAACAAGGTTCCTAATAATAAGTTGTTTTAAAAAGTCACCCCAACATGTAGCAAAATAGAAACAAAGATCAATCATCAGAAGACAGAAGCTTGTTCTAATGAAAACTCCATCTTGGCCTCCAAGTTTTATTTAGATTGTTTTGGAGCTGTTGTTGAAATAAGAATTTCAGGTCCACATCACAGCACAATTGCGGATAAAGTGATTGAGCTGAATGGTGCTACATCCAATTTGCCTCCACCTGAATTTGTCATCAGCAGGATCAGGACAACCAGTGTACATACACAAGACTCGCTCTGCCTGTGACACAGAAGGTGCACCAATCACAAGCAACTCGTCACCAAGAGATTTAAAAGCCACACCCCAACCTCTTTGTTCATCAGCTCTCACAGGAACCACTCCCAAAGTCTTCCATGAATTGCTTCCCTTCATATAGACCTTCAGCTCATTTGAAGAAGCATCCAGTGTGTACAGCTCATTGTTGACAACAGCAAGGAGTGGTGGAGAGGGTTGATCATGAGCAATAAGAGGAATATCCTTCCACATGTCAGGAATCAAGTTCCATGTCTTCCCATCAAAGAATTCGCCGCAAGTGAGGACCCTCCCATCCTCATCTTTCCCTCCAAGGACATAGAACTTGTTATCCATGAAGCAACCTGAGCAAAACTTCCTCCTTTTGTTCATCCTTGGGAGAGGTTTCCAACTCTGGCTTTCAGAGTTGTACATCTCAGCAGAATCCAAAATTTGGGTGTAAGTTGTTGCATCATAGCCCCCAGCAACAAAAGCAATTGCACCAGATGTGGCTGATGCAAAAAGACCCCTTGGGTTGATCATAGAAGGCCCTTTGAGCCATTCATTATTGGTTGAATCAAACCTCCAAGTTACAGCCCCATCAATCTCCTTGCCAAAGACAAGCAGGTGGGATCCTGCACAAAATGACTCCTTGTCTCCACACTCAAAATTATAATCTGATTGAATAGGAGGGAGCTTCTTGCTTGACATGAAAGGCCACTCCATTCCCCACCAATTGCTCTCCCCACTAGCTAACATAAACACAGATGGTTCTTTCAGTCCCAAGTGCCTCCTGATTTTGTAGATCTCGCCACTCCTCGCTAGCGCCAAGAACCGCTTGTTTATAAAGCACAATTTCCAAAGCTGTGACCTTGGAAATCTTGCTAAGATTGAAGTCTCCAGCTCGTCACTTATACTATAATCTGCATCCTGAGGTACAGGTTCATCTTCGTTAGTAGAAGAACCGTTGTCACCTGAGGGTGGTAACTCCATAACTCTCATCTTTTGCGCCCTATGACCCAAACAAAAGCCACTAACAACGGTTGAGACAGATAATGCTTTTTTGTTGGTCATAATAGGTCATTTGCAGGCAAATACTCCTTCAATACGCCCTCTGCTAAATGTTGATCAGGGAAAACTTCTACCCTCTTAGCCAATAAAATTCCCCGTTACTGCAGACAGAATATCCATACAGAATATCAGGAACAGAAACCCTTGTAGACATACGAGACGTTACGATTATGAATGGAAATCCAGATACagtaaagaggaaaataaaaacaaataagacGTTAAAAAACAGATTGAGTTTTCAAGTTTTCTTTACTGATCAAAAGTATATGAACTCCaggaaaatacaaataaatctTGTGACATATATGATATGTGTAAGACACTGGTTTAGGCATTTCGATGTTGATTAACAAAAGTTCAAgcaattgaaaatttatttatgtgaaATTTTCCGCCAGAGTAACTAATGCGTATAGAGGAATATAATCAGAACAGATTGATTTCTCAATGGATTAAGAGATACTTACCCTAATGAAAGACGCCCCCACACAAAAACCAAAAGACTTCACATCATGAGAAGCTGGCCAATACACCTGCTTTCATAGAGAATAACAAACAAGGAGCAGAGATTGATTTGGAAGTGGAAAAAGGTGAATATTTTGAGACATGGGTTTGTTTGTGCCTGTTTATTTAGCCATTAAGAAGAGTAACGCTCCATGACACAACATTGGTTAAATGTAAGATATGACAcggaaagagagagaagaaacaaaaacagtggcaaaggagaagaaaagtCAAAGGAAGCAATAAATGGAGTGCGAGCGTTACACAACATGCAAtgaaaacaaagagaaaagagaCTTTCGGAGTGAGTTCAAGCTAACAACACAAcatcatgagataacccatctGAGAGTGAAGGAGAAGGGAACAGTGAATAGGAATGTTGAAGGAGAAACTTAAGATGAAAAAGAAGCagaggagaaagaagagagagatCCAACATAGAGAGACACACCAATTTGCTGGAAACATAAGCTTAATTTAGTAtatggtttttatattttttttgtgggATAAGAAACAAACCCAAAAACCATAATATAAGTATTTAAATGGCAGTGTTGCACCATCACCATCGGATTTTTAAATTCCCCAtttggaaaaggagaagaggaagaaagagagagagaagtgacTGTGGTGTGCACAGTGACTGACTACAGCAGTCCAATGTGAAagaataaagaatgaaaaaaataatgtcatgaagaagaaagggacaTGGGCGGCTCGGTCTCTGTCTTAGGAAACGGTTGGCGTGGAAGATTAGAAAAGGAAACCAAAAACAAGGTTAGATTAATGAAATTTTCAATTCGTGcttatcttataattttttatttttttcgtttcAGAAGTTATTGGTTTGTCATTAAGTCACGTGTGGAATTTTTAGATAGGGTATTTTACCTGTACTTTTTTATTCCTTCACAATATAATgttcaaacttatttaagttaTTGGTGTTACACTCTTTTAGATATTTGGtttaaatattatgaataaaagtaaaatattgacAGGAGATTAGTTTCTTGTTTTTGCCTGTattgttttctaaaaaatattaattaaacatttatttgtAAATCTACTTAACTaggaaaagaatatataaacttttatgtGTTTCTGATTTGATGTATTTCGTTTTTGGCTGACTGTTAACTCCGTCACTCTGCGCATGAATGTGCATTAgctttcatttatattttatc
This sequence is a window from Vigna angularis cultivar LongXiaoDou No.4 chromosome 2, ASM1680809v1, whole genome shotgun sequence. Protein-coding genes within it:
- the LOC108328061 gene encoding F-box/kelch-repeat protein At3g27150, translating into MTNKKALSVSTVVSGFCLGHRAQKMRVMELPPSGDNGSSTNEDEPVPQDADYSISDELETSILARFPRSQLWKLCFINKRFLALARSGEIYKIRRHLGLKEPSVFMLASGESNWWGMEWPFMSSKKLPPIQSDYNFECGDKESFCAGSHLLVFGKEIDGAVTWRFDSTNNEWLKGPSMINPRGLFASATSGAIAFVAGGYDATTYTQILDSAEMYNSESQSWKPLPRMNKRRKFCSGCFMDNKFYVLGGKDEDGRVLTCGEFFDGKTWNLIPDMWKDIPLIAHDQPSPPLLAVVNNELYTLDASSNELKVYMKGSNSWKTLGVVPVRADEQRGWGVAFKSLGDELLVIGAPSVSQAERVLCMYTGCPDPADDKFRWRQIGCSTIQLNHFIRNCAVMWT